Proteins encoded within one genomic window of Rhododendron vialii isolate Sample 1 chromosome 1a, ASM3025357v1:
- the LOC131304344 gene encoding ADP-ribosylation factor 1-like, which translates to MGIMFTKLFSSLFGNKEARILVLGLDNAGKTTILYRLQMGEVVSTIPTIGFNVETVQHNNIKFQVWDLGGQTSIRPYWRCYFPNTQAIVYVVDSSDTDRLVIAKDEFHAILEEEELKGAVVLVFANKQDLPGAVDDAAVTEALELHKIKNRQWAIFKASAIKGEGLFEGLDWLSNTLKSGG; encoded by the exons ATGGGGATAATGTTTACAAAGTTGTTCTCCTCACTATTTGGTAACAAAGAAGCTCGAATCCTCGTCCTCGGTCTCGACAATGCCGGAAAAACAACAATCCTGT ATCGACTTCAGATGGGAGAAGTTGTCTCCACCATTCCAA CAATTGGATTTAATGTGGAGACAGTGCAACATAACAACATAAAGTTTCAAGTTTGGGATCTGG GTGGGCAGACGAGTATTAG GCCGTATTGGAGATGCTACTTTCCAAATACTCAGGCCATAGTATATGTTGTTGATTCAAGTGACACTGACAGGCTGGTAATTGCGAAAGATGAATTTCATGCTATCCTGGAG GAAGAAGAGTTGAAAGGTGCAGTTGTTCTCGTTTTCGCAAACAAGCAG GATCTTCCTGGTGCAGTTGATGATGCTGCAGTGACTGAGGCCTTAGAGTTGCACAAGATAAAAAACCGTCAATGGGCTATTTTTAAAGCTTCAGCAATAAAAGGAGAAGGCCTGTTTGAGGGCTTGGACTG GTTGAGTAATACACTCAAATCAGGGGGTTAG